The following proteins are encoded in a genomic region of Nycticebus coucang isolate mNycCou1 chromosome 17, mNycCou1.pri, whole genome shotgun sequence:
- the THOC3 gene encoding THO complex subunit 3: MAVPTAAMGPSALGQSGPGSMAPWCSVSSGPSRYVLGMQELFRGHSKTREFPAHSAKVHSVAWSCDGRRLASGSFDKTASVFLLEKDRLVKENNYRGHGDSVDQLCWHPSNPDLFVTASGDKTIRIWDVRTTKCIATVNTKGENINICWSPDGQTIAVGNKDDVVTFIDAKTHRSKAEEQFKFEVNEISWNNDNNMFFLTNGNGCINILSYPELKPVQSINAHPSNCICIKFDPMGKYFATGSADALVSLWDVDELVCVRCFSRLDWPVRTLSFSHDGKMLASASEDHFIDIAEVDTGDKLWEVQCESPTFTVAWHPKRPLLAFACDDKDGKYDSSREAGTVKLFGLPNDS, translated from the exons ATGGCGGTGCCCACGGCGGCCATGGGGCCTTCGGCGCTGGGCCAGAGCGGTCCCGGCTCGATGGCCCCTTGGTGCTCAGTGAGCAGCGGCCCGTCGCGCTACGTGCTCGGGATGCAGGAACTGTTCCGGGGCCACAGCAAGACGCGCGAGTTCCCGGCACATAGCGCCAAGGTACACTCTGTGGCCTGGAGCTGCGACGGGCGTCGCTTAGCCTCAGGGTCCTTCGACAAGACGGCCAGCGTCTTCCTGCTGGAGAAGGACCGATTG GTCAAAGAAAACAATTATCGCGGACATGGGGATAGTGTGGACCAGCTTTGTTGGCATCCGAGCAATCCTGACCTTTTTGTCACTGCATCTGGAGATAAAACCATTCGCATCTGGGATGTGAGGACTACCAAATGCATTGCCACTGTGAACACTAAAG GAGAGAACATTAATATCTGCTGGAGTCCTGATGGGCAGACCATTGCTGTAGGCAACAAGGATGATGTGGTGACCTTTATTGATGCCAAGACACACCGTTCCAAAGCAGAAGAGCAGTTCAAGTTTGAAGTTAATGAAATTTCCTGGAACAATGACAATAACATGTTCTTCCTGACAAATGGCAACGGTTGTATCAACATCCTCAG CTACCCAGAACTGAAGCCTGTGCAGTCCATCAATGCCCATCCTTCTAACTGCATCTGTATCAAGTTTGACCCCATGGGGAAATACTTTGCTACAGGAAGTGCGGATGCTTTGGTCAGCCTTTGGGATGTGGACGAGTTAGTATGTGTTCGGTGCTTTTCTAG GCTGGATTGGCCTGTGAGGACACTCAGTTTTAGCCATGATGGGAAGATGCTGGCATCAGCATCAGAAGATCATTTTATTGATATCGCTGAAGTAGACACAG GAGACAAGCTATGGGAGGTGCAGTGTGAGTCTCCGACCTTCACTGTGGCTTGGCACCCCAAAAGGCCTCTGCTGGCATTTGCCTGTGATGACAAAGATGGCAAATATGACAGCAGTCGGGAAGCCGGAACTGTGAAACTGTTTGGACTTCCTAATGATTCTTGA